In the Panthera leo isolate Ple1 chromosome C2, P.leo_Ple1_pat1.1, whole genome shotgun sequence genome, TGCTGTACACTCTAACACAGTGGAAGAGACTGTTGGGTCAGTAGGTGACACCTGCAGAGGTATCTTCCTTATAACGATGCTTTTTGAGGTTGCTGCTCCCATCAATCTGCTCAGTAAAAATAGCTCATCTTGGTAAGTTGTTTCGACTTCACCAGGACCtgaagaagaagcagaaaaacctGTGAAAACTAAGACTGTTTCTTCCAGTAATGGAGGGGAAAGTTCCAGTCGCAGCGCTGAGAAGCGATCAGCTGAAGAAGAAGCTGCAGACCTCCCAACAAAGCCTACAAAGATCTCCAAGTTTGGATTTGCCATAGGTAGTCAGACGACAAAGAAAGCCTCGGCCATATCCATCAAACTTGGATCAAGTGTGAGTTGTTATTTGATCTATATGGTGTGCATAATGGGGCTTAAGAATTTGTTTTGGAAACCTGCTTTTATGGGGTTATGGTAAATTGAGTGTAAAAAGGTACTTTGGTACATGAACTTACATGTTAAGTATTTAAGAAGTTATTAGCTCTATATTCAAGAACAATATGGATAAATTATAACTGagtaaaactttttcaaaaaggtTTGGAGTATGAGAAGGAGCAACTATTATAGGgaatatatgatttataaagtAACAGCTTAGAATTTTTCTCAGTTGAGTAAAACCTCcgaaaaacattttcagaaagaatttcattttttttccttatttttcaattccagtaatattaaaaataatatttctagaaataagtACTAGTGAGATACTGCTTGATAAGAAGAGCTTCCTGGTCACTTTACTTTGGAGCTACAAATGGACATTGAGTTCTATATATCCAATGACAGATCAACTTTTGGTcccttgttttaaatataaacctTAAGTTAATAATTAACTGTGGAGTATCTGGAAAGTTTTGAAACCATAGATTGAAGCTTATTACGAACTTTTGATATTTGACTAATTTTGACCTACAAAAGTGACAATTTCATATGCTTCAACCACATAggtctttcagaaaaaaatgttacttaaataGTGTACACTGTTGGCTTTAGAAAATAGTCACATTCTTGTGTAAggagaataatcctaaaattacTGGGATTACTACTTTTGAGTTGTTTATTCATGTCTGTTCTGtgaaaattaatgcttatttgcCAGGTGCACACAGCTTTATTCTGTGTATGATGTTCATTCCAAGATCTTAAAAATATGATATGGATCAAGTTCCTACTAGAGTCAATGTGTTTGAGTTATACTTACAGTTTTAGAAGAGCTACCATTTCTCAGGACCTCTACTCCTACCCtatgttgttttgctttttcctatttgttttctttttattcctttaaaaaattcattccaaacaaaagacattctGCTTATAACTTCATTACTTCATGACTATTCTTCCTATTTGagctgatttctttttgtttaatacatttttttttataaagttgcaTAGACCTAACTGTAtaagtatttgtgtttttctgataGTCATTCAACATGTATTCTCAGACACACTTTAATATAGATATTCCTCTCGATAATAGATTCTGCTGTGGTTCAACACACCCCTAAATTAGCAAATCCCTACTTTTTCTAAATCATTGACATGATGTAGTAATTACTCCTCATTTTAGAAGGGAGGGTTTTGTTTGAGAAACTCTACTCAGTAAAACCTTCTTaatctttggaaaacaaaaacttgttttcataaaataaactaTAGTATAACCACAGTTGTCTTAGGGAGGTGGGATGtaagatacaaaaaaatagtTGAAACTATTGCTTTTATTATATGATATGAAAAGATAGTTGATCAGCAGATATTTGTGTCATATGTGTATGTACAACATCAAATACCTGacatctttaaaagaataaagggtATTTCTAGAGTCTTTATGCATAATCTCCAAATTAATGGTTTTTATTCCTTCAAAAGCAAGCATTATTGACAAAAGTGTTTGTGTTATAAAAAGAAAGCGTGGTTCATTTTGTTTCAGGAGATCAGAGAAGATTTCACTGATGAAGTGATGCTTGAGTTGGCCTTAACTGTATAGACAGGAGGCAAAGGGCATCTCGGATAAAAAGAATTTCATGCAAAAGTAGTTTAGATGTGAAGCCACATGGTACATTCAGGAAAATGTTTGTAGTTGGAAATTGATATGCAAATGTAGGGATGAAAAGCCCCCTAAATGAGACCATGGAACCAAATCATAAAGGACTTGCATAGTttggttttattctttaagttCTAGTGGAGCTATGAAACTGTTGTAAGGAAGCTTAACCCTTAAACAGATgtgcattttagaaatatcacTTTAGTGCCATTATAGAGGAGAAAATTGAGAGTAGGGGGTGGTATTTCTAACAGTAGTTCAGGCAAGTAATGCTAAAGGGCCTTAGGTGTCCATAGTATGGTAGTTgatgggaaggcagagggagacgtaagtctattaaatatttaatctacAGGACTTTATGATAGAGTGCAAGTTGAAGAAAAGGATTTCTGGCTTAGGTACTTAGAACACTGTCAAACTAAAGTACCCATCGGAGCTCTTAAGTGGAGCTCCAGTAGGCATGTGACATTCTATTTGGGGGTAGACATTTAAGATTTGGTAGTTAAAACCATGGGAGTGAATGGAGTTGACCAGGGAagtacagagaaggaaaggtcACTAAGAACAGAATCTTGGGTATGTGTTATTTAAGGGGGGAACaggaggaaacaaagaacaaaaggtcAGAGAATTAGAATAGCCTATAAAAAGCAGTGTCAGAGAATTCAAGTTAGGAGTGTTTTCAAAAAGGAGCTGGTGATTAGAGTCAAAAGCAGCACACCAGTCATTGGTGACCCTACAGAATCAAGGTCACCTGATTCTAGGTGAGTGAGGAGCCATGGGAGAATCAGGGAGGAAGCCTGATTGCAGTGGGTTGAAGACCAGATTGATGGTGAGAGGATGATGATAGGGCAGTTTACCTCAAAAACTTAGGTTGGATAGAAGAGAAACATTTACAGGCTACAGGGCAGAACACTAGTAGGGAGAGGAGTCTTGGTGTCTTTTATGTTCTTAAGTCACACTGCAGTTCATTCTTGGCCACTGTGGGCAAGTACTACTAATCATTTACCTTTACCTTTACCAGGTATCCCTTAGCTAAATGATATTAAATTACAGATCCTGACTAGAAAATCTTTTACAGGATGAAAACAAATGGACATATCGTTAACAAATGGACATATCGTTAACAAATGGACATATCAATGGACATACCCATTGATAACCACatttgtaaaaagagaaaatggagttcTTTAAAGTTTGTTCTAAGTTCCTTAGTATGTttctatgaaaacataaaattgaatCTTTGAAGATAAATTATTTGTATCATTAAACAAGCCTGTGTAAACATTATGTGATACTTCTTAATGTGTTTCTTCTTCAGAAGCCTAAAGAAACTGTTCCAACTCTTGCTCCAAAAACTCTTTCAGTAGCAGCAGCTTTTAATGAAGATGAAGATGTAAGTTGATCcctagttttgtttattttacttgaacCAGTTCTTTAATGAAGTTAGTGGCAGGTTGTAGGTTGCGTTAATGGTACTAGTgaattttctttgtaattctgaATAGATTTTTTGTGATGCCTGCAAAATCTGGATATTTCTATTTATGTGGTTGTaggattacttaaaatataactGCCTTTGGGGGCAATGACCTTAAGAATCAAATCAACAAATGCTTGATATATatgttgatatatatatcatatatatgtgctAGGAAATATGTAGGATCCAGGAAAAGACAGATTTAATGCTGCTGcctttaataattttatagttgGAGTCTTAGTGTTCAGGCATCCTGCATTCATTCAGCTTACAAAAGACAGCTATAGTGTTTTCTCCCATGAGGAATAGCTAATAGTGCAGGTGATTCTGCTAGAAGTTCTGTTCATTAAGCATGTGTTCCAAAGTGAGCACGAGTTGCTTATCTGCTATTCTCTTAGACAGTCTTAGCTCTTTCATGCCTCTCACAGTGTCCCTCTCTTCTTGTGCTTATGAATAACATATGGAATTTAAAGCATcattttgactgattttttttctttggtctcTGACTTCAGAAACCTAACCCCCTCTTAAGATGTGACCCCATTGTATAACAATTAACTGTTAACAGGGTACATGAGTAATTGCTCTCAAAAACAATATGGAGAAGAATTACACATTCAGAGGAGCACAGTGTGGGCTGAAATAATTGGGAAGAACATAAAAGAGAAGTAAGAATTGGATACTAAAACATTAGGCAGGGTTTTGACAAACCAAAGAATACTTTTATAAGCTAAGACAAGTCATAAATACTAGCAGCTGTATTTGTCTGGACTGGAGATTTCTGTAGACGTTTGGGCAAGGATAAGTATGGAATGATTAGAGCCCAGATCAATAGGTAAAGAATTGCTGTGGTTATCTCTGGATTCTTTGCACTTAACTCATTGCACACACTTGagcaactttttttaatgtttatttattttggggcaagagagagagagagcgagtgagcatgagctggggaggggcagagagagagggagacacagaatctgaagcagactccaggctccgagctgtcggcacaaagcccgacgcagggctcaaacctacaaaccgtgagatcatgacctgagctgaagttggttgcccaatcaactgagccacccaggcgcccctgagtaaTTTCTATATGCTAGGCACAGTGAGATTGCAAAGATAATTCAGACATGTCCCTCCAGGAACTCAGTCTCATAGGGCATAAAATAGTACAAAATGAAACTCAAAAGTATACAAAGATATGAAGTGATAATGGAAattcaaggaaggaagagagaccaAGTAACTAGATGCCAGCACTGAACCGGCAGTGGGAAGACCTGGATTCTTCTCCTGTCTTGTCCAGTTACTGACTAGTAGAAAGCCTGTGAAACAAATCACTTTACCTTTTTGGAGCCTTCgtttttcagttgtaaaatgaaAGGTCAGTTtaaatcatacatttttaaactacTTGTCAGAGTTGTAGGATTCTGTGGAAATgtctatgcagacagctcagagcctggagcctgctctagattctgtgtctacctctctttctgtccctcccctacccacactctgtctctctctaaagtaaataataaaacgttaaaaaaaaaaaactaaaaaataatatccCATGTTTTCTGTTATCTCTAACATTCTTGAGAGATTAGGTAGCTTTTTGCTATGTACAGAATGTATGAGAGAAGGACAATATACGAAAAAGGGAACAGCCTGTGTGAAAAGAGAGGCTGGAAATGGTAAACACCTACATGATAGTAATGTCTTTTTTTGAATGCCTAACAATTTGGGTCTTTccatataactttattttatcCTCCATATATTCCTATGAATCATGCGATGTAGTTATATTCCTCTTTGGCAAATGGAGAAATTAACAAGTTAATGATGGTAAAGGATATTAATTTTAACTTGTCTCTTAGATAAAAGAATGTGTGTATCTAAAATCAtctggtttttcctttttctgcagaACATAAGTAACACGGGATATATATCTGGGcctaaaatatatttgacaaagaGGGCatccatttaattaattttaaattttaaaaatatatttttcattgttaCCTTTTTGGTCTCCTTTAATTTGGACAATTCCTTGGCCTCTGTTCCATGGcattaacatttttgaagagtccaggccagttattttgtaaagTTTTCCTTCGTTTGAATTTGTGTGATGTTTCCTTATGATTAGATTCACATTACTTACTTTGGCAGGAGTACCACAGAAGCTATGCCAAGTTCTTAATGCATCATAATCAGGGTGCACATGTTGTCAATATGTCCCATTACTGACGGTGTTAACTTTGATCTTTTGGTTAAAGTGATGTCTGCCAGATTcctctgcttttcaaaaaaaatttttttaatgtttatttatctttgagcattagcaggggaggggcagagagagagggagacacagaatccaaagccggctccaggctccaagctgtcagcacaaagcccgacgccggcctcgaactcacgaaccacaagatcacaacctgagccaaagttggtaccttaaccaactgagccacccgggcacccttcTGCTTTTCAGAttattgttttaccttttgtAATTAAAGATTATATggggggggcatctggctggttcagttggtagagcttgcaactcttgatcttggggtttatatttgagccccaagttgggtgtagagattacttaaaaataaaatctgtaattaaaaaaaaaaaatacaaggcacctgggtggatcagtcagttaaacctctgacttcagctcaggtcatgatctcatgaaacgggctctctgctgtctctgctgctcccctgcttgtgctctttctctcaaaaataaacatttaagaaaatagtaataataaaaacattctcaTGAGTGTTAACATCCATTGAGGGATTCCTACCAGAATcaattatgatttttcttcttcttttatctcTTGTATATTTATTGTCTCTTACTAGAAGGAAGAACTTCCCCTTATTTATGTAAGTGTAGGCTCATCAGTTCTTTATTCAGTAAGCTATAATGCTTGCCCCAGATTTGACCAGTAGAAACCCCTTTAGACTAGATcttgaaaacactttttaaaaaaaaatatttagaggtgcctggctgactcagtagtaGGTAAGCGCGCATGACTGTTGATCTGAGGGTTGTTGGAGCTTACCTAAAAGGGGGCTTGGGGGTCACCTGTCTGTCTCAGTCAGTAGGATgtgcatgtgactcttcatcctgggtcatgaggtcaagcccatGTTGGacttggagcctactttaaaaaaaaaaagaatatttagctCAGCAGCAACATTTATTTGACTtaccagtcagttaagcctctgacttaggctcaggtcatgatctcacagtttgtgagttcgagccctgcatcaggctccgtactgacaatgcagagcctgcttggcattctgtctctctccctctctttgccccttatCCGCTTGCTTGtgcacgctcactctctcaaaaataaataaacttaaaaaaaaaaagaaatttaacttaCCATATATCTTTTCAACATTTATGTAAGTACTAATGAATGAACTTTCAAGATTTTCGAGATATCTTTATAGTGAAGGAGACGTTTTTAGAAGGAACAATACCATAAAGTTACTAAGGTTCTTTGCTTTGGCGTCCACCTCTTTTGCTATTtattagctttgtgactttggacaaactAACCTTGTTTACCTcaactttatactttttttttttaattttttttaatgtttatttatttttgagacagagagagacacagcatgaacagaggagggtcagagagagagggagacacagaatctgaagcaggctccaggctctgagctgtcagcacagagcctgacgcggggctcgaactcacggactgtgagatcatgacctgagccaaagtcggacgcttaaccgactgagccacccaggcgcctctacctcaactttaaaatgcaaatgctcagccagttgagcagccaaattttgtttttttttttatttttaaaatgtttatttgtttttgagagagagcacgtgcttgggtgcacaagtgggggaggggcagatggagagggagacacagaatccgaagcaggcttcaggctctgaactgtcagcacagagccagacatggggctcaaactcagaaacagtgagatcaggacctgagcagaagctggccactcagctgactgagccacccaggtgccctgagcagcCAActgttttgatttcagctcaggtcctaatcccaGGGccttgggctccaagctgagtgtggaccctgcttgagattctctctccctccctctgccccctctcccctacttgcgagttttcactctttttctctcaaataaataaataaaatgcaagtgaTGATAAGATTTGTTAGGGTTTATTTGTTTGGGGGACgggtttgttttgtattattttaggaTGTGattagggttttattttattttaatgtttatttttgagagagctcaagcaggggaggtgcagagaaaaagggagacaggatctgaagtgggttctgtgctgacagctcagaacctggaacttgcttcagagtctatgtctctgtctctctctgcctctgccccttcctccctctctctcaaaaaaaaaaaaaaattaaagatagtgcatattaactttaatttttttaacatgtattcatatttgagagacaaagacagagcgcaagcagaggtggggcagagagagggagacacagaatcagaagcaggctccaggctctgagctgtcagcacagagcccgatgcagggctgacACTCATCAACcgtgaagatcatgacctgagccaaagtcggatgcttaaccgactgagccacccaggcacccctaaagatggTGCATATTAAAGAATTTAGCACAATGTGTATGTGTAGCATAGTAAGCAAATGGTTTTGGTTCTAGAATACCaagtttttccagatttttttctttctgcaaaatcAACACTTGaagctgtgtttctttttaaaatgtagttaagataaataatttttttccttttacaaagaTTTACAGTATTGAAAATGCTAAAAGGCTTAGATACAAATTTAGTATTATGAGTTAGCAAGTGAATTTTAATAAACCTGTAATGAGTCatctctgctttttttcccctccagagtGAACCAGAGGAAATGCCTCCAGAAGCAAAGATGAGGATGAAGAATATTGGAAGGTATGTGCTTTTTTATAAAGATTGTAGAGAATGATCTTTTAGTGTTCAGACTTTTCTTAAATATTCGGGCAAAACAATTCTGTGAGCTGTCAGTGATGTTATTTTCCCTTCTGGTAAGAGAAAAGGAGTACCTTCCTTTCATACGGGGACCCAAAGTAAGACTTTAGACTTACTGTCGAACCCAGTCTAAATACCCagtttgtatgtgtgtacacacacacacacacacacacacacacacacacacacatttaaaaacatgtaaaacataaaattgaagTAAATATGACACAAGTCCACAGTGGCACTGAACCCTTTTATATGTAATACATCTTCATGTTTTTCTtcgatttcattttttatagatGCTGATGGCAAGCCATCAGTTGATTTTATGACCCTGTTAGTGGGTTTCAAGCAacagttttaaaaactgtcaCGGTTGCCACCCTTAGCTATGTGTCAAAAGTACCTTACATGTTTGTTAAAACTACAAATTTGCTTGGTCCCTcttcagacctactgaatctgaaATTTTAGGAATGGGTCttatagaaagtatttttttttaattgtgtaggGATTTCTGATGTTCAGCTTGTGTTCATAATAGGTACtaaacaaatatgttttgaaaggccttatataacttttaaaataaatttcctgtcTTTTAACACAGGGATACACCAACATCAGCAGGACCAAACTCCTTCAATAAAGGAAAGCATGGTTTTTCTGATAACCAGAAGCTATGGGAGCGAAATATAAAATCTCATCTTGGAAATGTCCATGACCAAGACAATTAAATGATGTGTTTTGAAATTGGGTGTGGGGTGGGTGTAAAGTTAAAAGgaacagtttccttttttaaagaatggtatAAGACTATCTTTGGagccgccttttttttttttttaaagattgagtGGTACACTAATAAATGAGAGTTTGAAATTAGAggtaatttatgttttatatacagATTTCAAGACATTTGCTAATTTTGTAGTTTCATGTGATTAGTTTCCAAAGGttacagataataaaaaaatcagaaatggtaCCTTTCTAAGAATTGCATATTTTTTTAGACGCAATTATTAGCACATTAAGAGGGACGCAAAAAGCTATTGTCTATTTAAACTGCAAGCAATTACTCTTAACTCCCTTATTACACTGAAGTGTTTGGCTCCCAGGAACAGCCTTATAGAGAGGGAGTATTGTATTGGGAGGAAAATGTTACTGGACTATTGACTGAAAGTAcattagataaaattaaaatacagccttttttttttttcctaatgggcATTTGTTTCGTTTCAAGTCATCAAAAACTAGGTATTGCATTACTATCAGTTGGTACAGATGCTTagctcttgaaaaaaaattttttttttaattttatgtaaattgttGAGTATTTGAAATAGCCCACTTCACCTTAACGGGTCTTGTCTACCTTCATTAGTCTTCAAAGACCATTTGCTACCAAAGTAAATCAGTATTTTGAATGTGCTTCTCTTCGTTTTTGTTACTAGTTAGTTGCTGCAAGCATTTCCACCAGATCTTGAGGCAAATCATAAGGAagctgtttcttttaaaatacaaaccaccaccaaaaatttaaatgtacataaTACTTAAATAtgtggctgtttttattttttaaaaagtagaaacaccAAAAAGACAACATTGTATGaagatgaaaatgagaaagatgCACTTTCTATAACTTTGTTAAAGCTTAATTTAAGTTACTAACTTGTGAAAGCAAATTTGATTTGAACTTAAtacaagaattctttattttagGACAGTACTGTGGTTTATTTGAGTGTATACATATTAACCAATGGCCTCTCAAAAGCACATTTTAGGtactgaagataaaaagaaaatgcatctttaaacatattttatggaATCTTTGACCACATATACGTTGTTAGATCTGTGtattgtaggttttttttttttaatttttgtatatgaattcttttttaatgtgatagTTAAACACATCTTTAAAAACCTAGTCacagataaaagaaacaaaaattgaaaattccTGCAATGTTTAATTTGGAGGCAGCTTCAGACTATTTTATTGGTGGGAACTACTCGCCAAGCTCTTATTACTTATTAGTAATAACTCCAGAGAAGCAGCCTGTATATATTCCTAACACTTGTTCATTTGCATTTAAGTTTAGAGTAAGCCCCAagtaaaacaatggaaatgtatATAGAACTATTAGTTCTTACATGATTTAATTATATCAAGATACATGAATTTAACTTGCTTTAATGTAGGCAAACTTTCCACTTTTGTCCATTTTACTGTTTATGTTAAAATAACATCCCTCTCCTACATATTCTTTTCTTGACTCAA is a window encoding:
- the LOC122229522 gene encoding PEST proteolytic signal-containing nuclear protein isoform X3 yields the protein MLFEVAAPINLLSKNSSSCNGGESSSRSAEKRSAEEEAADLPTKPTKISKFGFAIGSQTTKKASAISIKLGSSKPKETVPTLAPKTLSVAAAFNEDEDSEPEEMPPEAKMRMKNIGRDTPTSAGPNSFNKGKHGFSDNQKLWERNIKSHLGNVHDQDN
- the LOC122229522 gene encoding PEST proteolytic signal-containing nuclear protein isoform X2; the protein is MADGKAGEEKPEKPQRAGAAGGPEEEAEKPVKTKTVSSSNGGESSSRSAEKRSAEEEAADLPTKPTKISKFGFAIGSQTTKKASAISIKLGSSKPKETVPTLAPKTLSVAAAFNEDEDSEPEEMPPEAKMRMKNIGRDTPTSAGPNSFNKGKHGFSDNQKLWERNIKSHLGNVHDQDN
- the LOC122229522 gene encoding PEST proteolytic signal-containing nuclear protein isoform X1, translating into MDGSGAHPARCWAQTRPGHARRGPLGSGPTSPPCRGRADHCWSPAGPSGGSASNEKGDGYQRGVSNSGWDQERQCRSRYRHTGDAHHTKHAHTPRKSHRAVAAGTGHRPSFQSNGGESSSRSAEKRSAEEEAADLPTKPTKISKFGFAIGSQTTKKASAISIKLGSSKPKETVPTLAPKTLSVAAAFNEDEDSEPEEMPPEAKMRMKNIGRDTPTSAGPNSFNKGKHGFSDNQKLWERNIKSHLGNVHDQDN